CGTCGCTCCTCGCGGTCGTCCATCTCCTCGCGCGACTTCGCGACGCGAGGGTCCTTCTCCAGCGCCTCGATCTCGTCCGTCACGCGGACGTCCCGCAGGCCTCGGCGGGCGAGCAGGTCTGCAATGCGATCGGACAGGACCTGGCCAACCGAGCCGAGCTGGCGGTGGATCGTCTCGGTTTTCTCGACGAGGCGTTGCAGCACCCGATCTTCGGGACGCTGCCGATAGACGAAGTAGCGGCACCAAACTTCAGGCGAGGGCTGCAGCTTGCGGTCGATCCGGCCGTTACGCTGCTCCAGGCGGGCGGGATTCCAGGGCAGATCCATGTGGATCAGGTCATGGCAACGGCTCTGGAGGTTGATGCCCTCACGAGCGGCATCGGTACAGATCAGAATGCGAAGAGGATCGGCCGCGGGATCGGAATTAAAGCGGCGCTTGAGCTCCTCGCGCCGATCCGTCGGCGTGGCGCCGGTGAAGCGGGCGACCCGATCCTCGGGTTCGAGATCGTGTAAGGCCTCGGTCAGCTTGCGTTCGAGCCAACGGCGCGTGTCTTCGTACTCCGTAAAGATGAGAAGACGACGCTCGTTCCATCGTCCGTCGGCGACCATGTGCGCCCGAACCCACTCGACCAACTTCTTAATTCGGGCGTCCGGCCGGTTAGCGTGGACGCGGGCGATTTCCACCATCTCGTCGACGAGCGCGATGTCGCCTACGCCGGCGTCGATCATCTGCGCCGCGCGATCCTCTTCGGCGGCGATCCGGGCTTCGGCCTCCGCCTCGTCCTCTGGCTCGTCTTCGAGGATGACAGGCTCGATGAGAGACACGGCGGGATATATGGCCGGCCTGTCCTCGATCGCGCGTTCGAGGCGGGCGCGATGCTTCTCCAGTGTCCGCTTGAACGCGGCGATGGAAGACAGGAGGCGCTGCTGCAACCCGACCATGAGAAGACGCGAGCGCGCGGCTGCGGCAGCGGGCAGGTCTTTGGTCCGCTGGGCGACAAGCGCGTCGTATGCGGCAAGCTTGTTGGACAAGACGAGTTCCGGCGCGTCGGCTGGCAAGCCATCGATGATGACCGCCTCCACGCGTCTGGTGGGGAAGCGCTCGCCGAAACGCTTCAGATCAGATTTTAGGCGTCGCACCATAATTGGCGCTAGATCATCCGGCCTTACCTCGACCCCTGCGGTGAAGCGTTGTGGATCGAGGATCTCAAGAAGGCTTGTGAAGGAGTTCGAATGGCCGTTGTGTGGCGTGGCAGAGAGGAATAGGCGATGCTCAAAGCGTTCCGCCAAGCCTCGGATCGCACGCGTGAACTGGCTATCGACAGCGTATCGAGAGCCCGACGCCGGCGCGGCGTGGTGAGCTTCGTCAAGGATCAGGAGCGATCGAGGTCGGAATTCGCCTAGGAGATCGCGTAGGCCAGCGGTGTAACCTTCATCCCCTATGAGGGAATGCGAGAGCAGGAACATAGATCCAGAGGCCCAAGGGTTTACGGCGAACCCACGTTCCCGCCGCACCGCAGCCAAGTAGTCTCGATCAATGATGGTGAACGGAAGCCCGAATTTTGCTTGCAGTTCGTCCTGCCATTGACGGGTCATCGAAGGCGGTGCGGCGACAACGACGAAGTCGACTCGCCGGCGCAGCAGAAGTTCGCGCAATACCAGTCCGGCTTCGATGGTCTTTCCAGCGCCGACGTCGTCCGCGATGAGTAGGTTTACGCGCGGGAGGGCAAGCGCCTTCGCGAGCGGTACGAGTTGGTAGGCGTCGAGATGAATGCCCGCTCTGAAAGGGGCCTGGAACAGCTTGCGATCGGCCGCTGTAGCTGTACTCCACCGGATGGTCCGCAGATAGGCAGAGAAGACTGCAGGATCGTCAGTGCCAGCTTGATTGAGCGCAGACAGCTGTCCGGCATCGGTGATCTCGGCATCTATCTCTTCGCGCCAGATAACCTCTAGGCTCTCGCCCTGTGCATCATCGTCAATGCAGGCGAGGCGAGCGCGAGCAGGGGTCTTGTCGGCAATGACCTGCTCAACAAGCCACTGCCGACCTCGCAAGCTAACGAAAACTCCAGCAGTCGGGCCCACTGCGTCCAACTCCATTCATGTCGGCATGAGATCGTGCCGGCCAAAACCAGGTGACCTGAGACCCTTTTCTCCTCCGGTCTGAGGCAGGGTCCTGAGCTTACGTTCTGGCCTTAGGCGGCCTGTTTTTCCAGCGGGAATTTAGGGCGAACTCGGCGATCGTTATGTTGCTGAGAGCTGAGTGGGGTCTGTGGCGATTGTAGTACTCCCTCTATCAGGTGAATCATGAGGGGCGCATCGTCCGTCTTCGTGAGTGACGGACTCTGCTGAAATCTGGAGGAAGATCAGGGCCTCAGGTCAGCGAAGCCCTACTGGCTGGCTGGCCGTTACTCGCTCCGCAGAATTGCTTATGAGCCAAGACGCCGGAAGGCGGACGTCCTCAAAATCCGAAAAGGGCCAAATTTTCGCATTGGCTGGCAAACTGGCGACCATGCTGAGTGAGACGCAGGCAAACCTCGGAACCCACTTTAAGGGAACCCCCGAGAACTGAGGCCGACGAGCCGTTCCGGGTCACGCGAGCCCGGACGGAATCTAAATGACGAAGGTGAACAACAGCGGCGAAACCGCCCGGGATGAGGCCCGCCCCAGTGAGGCGGATCTGAGCAAGTATGAACGCAACTACCGCCTGACCACCGACCGGGTCGAGCGGTTCTACGTGCTCTGGCGGCAGGCGATGGCCCACGCCTTGCTCCTCGAGCAGCAGGGTGATCGGACTTATCCCGAGCATGGCGGCCTGACCGCCCTGCAGCTCGCCGAAGGTGCGCGAGCTCACGCCCGTTTCTTCGCGTTCTTGCTGGCGGAAGCCCCCGCGCAGACCAAGGTGCATCTCGAGGCCAAAGTCTCGATCTACGCCGACATGGCCTCGGACCCTGACGAGATCCGCCGCTCGCGCACCGCCCGGATGGTGGGGGCTGCCATGCAGCAAGACGCGGGCGATCTGGGCATCACCCTGCCCGGCGTCCCGCTCGCGCCTGGCAGCGAGAGCTGGCACTGAAGGTCGCCGCCATGAGCTTCATCTTCATGGATTTCGAGGCTAGCGGTCTTGAGCCGGCGTGGGATGTGCCGCTGCAGGCTGCCTATATCGAGACCGACAGCGACCTTCGCCCTGTGCAAGAGACTGTCTTGCGGGCGCGCTTGCCCGCCTATGTCGTACCTTCACCTGACGCCTTGCTCGTCACCGGCCTCGACTCTGACAGTATCGAGGCCGCGCCGCTTTCGCAGCTCGAGATGATGCGAGCCATCGCCGGCATCCTCGCCGCGGCATCACCGGCCACGATTCTGGGCTACAGCAACCTAAAGTACGATGATGAGCTCCAACGCCACAGCGCCTTTCGGACGTTGCACCCGCCTTACGCCACCTCGATGCCGGGCTTCGCGCGCGCCGATGTGCTGATCATGCTGCGGGCGGTGGCGATGCTGGCGCCCGGCGCCATCACCATCCCGGTGACGCCCCATGGCAAGCCGACGATGCGGCTGGGGCCGGTCTGCCGCGCGAACGGCATCGCCTTAGACGAAGCGGACGCCCATGATGCGCTGAATGACGTCCATGCCACGATCGCGCTCTTCAGGCTCCTGCGCGAACGCGCGCCCACCATCATCGCGGCGATGATGGCCAATGCCCATAAGAGCGGACCAGCGGGAATGCTGGCGCGCCCCGAAGCGCTCGGGCTCGGTCTGTTCAACCGCATGATACCGGCAGGCGGCATCATGCCTACGCCAGGGAACGCGTCGTCCTGGGCCGTCGCCGATCTGACCGTCGACCCGACTTATCTCGATGCCACGCCGGAGCAACTTGGCGAAATGCTTTTCGCCAGGGGCGAGCGCCCGATCCGGCTGGTCAAGACCAATGCCCAGCCGATCTTGTTGCCGTGGGAGATGACGGCACCTGTCTTACAAGGAGAGGTCCCGCCGGATGGCGAGTTGCAGGCCCGTCTGGCCCGGATCCGGGGCCATGCCAGCTTCCGCGACAACCTCGCGATCGCACTGGCCGGGCGCTTCGCCGACAAGACACCGAGCCCGTGGCCGGATGATAGCCTCTACAGTGGCGGCTTCATCAGCCGCGAGGACGCGATCACCTCGCGACGCTGGCATGAGGTCGCATGGGACCAGCGGGTGCGGCTCGGCCGCGAGCTTCTCGGCGACGTCCGGCTGAAAGCCTTCGCCAATCGCTGGGCCTGGCTCGAAGCGCCGGAGGAGTTCTCCGCCGCAGAGCGCGAGAAAGGAGCGGCCTGGTTCGCGCTACGTCTCGATACCCAGGACGACGTGCCATGGCTCACACGCCCCATCGCCCTGCAGCGCATCGCCGCGCTTAAGGCCGAGACCGGCGCGGGCAACGATGCCCGGGTCCGTCAGCTCGACTCGATCGAATGCTGGATTGCCGGGCGCGGCCGGACATTGTCGCGCACCGCCTGAACCAAAACACCGTGGCCGATATCAGGAAGGGCGCCCCGCATGGGGCGCTTTCGTCGATTCCAGGAGGACCGAGGTGAAGCGCAGCCGATGGGGCTGTCACCCACAGGATTCAAAAGACCATGACGAACAATAACCAGGATCGCGACCTCACGCCCGTGACGACGGATCACCAAGGCGGCGGCGACCGGCCGCTCGGGCCGATCCGTGACCCGCTCGCCGAGCCGACCCGCTGCATCGGTAACGATCCCTCGCTCGCCGAGTTGATCGCGGTGCGCGACCATGCGCCCGACCTCAAGGTCGTCGCGCGCGAGGCGAAGCGCTGCAACGACGAAGCGGACCGACTGCCGCTTGGCCTCGAACGGACCTACGAGGAGCGGATGGCAGAGGTTGGCCTGCAGATCGTCGGCTTGAGCTGCGCGGCCATCGTCGCGATCTGGCCAACCGACACGCTTGAGGACGCCGATGCGAAGCGAGCGCTCGCCCGCGAGACGCAGCCACACTACGAAGACACCGACTTCGCGATGGCTCCGCTGCTCTCGATCGAGGACGCAGCCCGCATCAGGCTCCACCGCGCCGCCTTCGACGTCGGTGCGCTCGTCGTGCCCCCAGGCCCTCCCGGACCGGTGCCCTCCGACAGGGGTCTCGCGACCTGGCCGCTGTCGCGGTTCGATCTCGTCGACGCGGTGCCTCTCGCCGGCGGTCCACCTAGCCTGGATGCGCGCAGCATCGCCCGGTGGAAGGCCTTTGTCGACGCCTATCCCGACCTAACCGCGCTGGTCGACCGCTTCAGCGCGATGATCGCGATCGCCGATCGCCTCACGGTGATGGCCGATCACAACGAGCCCGACAGCGCGGCGATGCGCCGGGCTGCCGAGGGCGCTCGCATCCTCGCCTACCTCGCCGCGGCCCGGGCCGCGATCTGGCCCTCGATGCTGCACTCGGCCGACGCGCAGGCCAAGCTCAGGCTGGTGGCGCTGATCAACGACCGCGCCTGCCGGCATGATCCTTTGCACATGCAAGCCGCCATCCGGCATCTGGTCAGCGAGGCGAACTTCATAGCCCGGCGGTTCCGATTCGGGGCAACGCTCGAGCTTAATCCGCAGTGGCTCCCGATTGTGTAACGGAATCGCCGGAGAGAGAGGACATGGCGATGGCGTCCTTGCGGGGACGCCATCTGCGATTCTCAGGGGCGGAGGAAGACATGCGGCCAGATGGTCGCGACCCCATAGGAAAGTTCAAAATGACCAGGAAGACTGAGGATGGCGGGCGCTCGCTCGCCAAGCGCGGCGCAGGCCCCGTGGAGGAGCCCGCCAACCGGGCGCTGCGCGATCCGATCGCGATGGCGGTCGAGATCATCAACGGCGATGACCCGAGCGTCGCGGAGCTGGTGGCGTTCCGGCGCCAGCCGATCGACCTGAAGGCGGCGGCGCGCAACGCCAAAAGCCTGTCGAACGAGGAGTTCCGGCTCAGCCTCTCGAAGGAACTCGGCGAACGCGAGTACGACCTAGCCTGCGCCGGGCTTCAGATCATGAGCCTTAGCCTGGTCGCGCTGACCGCCATCTGGCCAAGCGACGACCTGGACCAGGCCGAGGCCAAGCTCGCCCTCGCCGAGGCGACCGGCGCCCTGCACCATCGCCGCGACCAGAGCTTTGTCTCGACGATGGACGCGACGCTGGCGCGCCGCTTGCGCTGGAAGCGGACTGCCTTCAGCGTGCCGGCGCTCATGTTGCCTCCAGCGCAAACGGCGCCAGAGAGCGACAGCCGCAGGCTGGCCACCTGGCCGCTTGAGCGCTGGGAACTCTCCGCCGGCCTGGAGCTGCGCGGCGGTCCGCCAGCCTTCGCGCATCGGGAGATCGCCAACTGGGTCGGCTACGCGAGCGCCGCCCCCGATCTCGACGTCCTCCTGCAGCGCGCCCAGACAATGTTCGAAACCTGCGACCGCCTGATCGCGCTGGCCCAGCGTGGTCCGGAGAACGCGAGCGAACTGATGGTCGCGGCCGAAGGCGCCCGCATCGCCGGCAACCTGGCAGCAGCGCAGGTCATGATCTGGCCGGTGCACAACCGCGCCGCGCTGGCGACCAAGAAGGAGGTCGTCGCGCTGATCAATCTGCGCGGTGAGATCGGCGATCCCGCGCACATGTTGGCGGCGATCCGGCACGTCACGGCCGACGCCGCCTGGGTCAAATCGCTGCCGCCAGACGCGCGAGACAAACTAAAGTTCGACTTTAGCGAACTTGTCTAACTACCTATCAATGCACAATAACAAGGAAGGCAGTTCCGAGCCCGGCGCTGCCTTTTTTGATATCCGGAGAAGAAGGAACAGCGACTGCCTGGAGCAGATCACCCCCATGGAAAACTGAAAGACGACCAATGAACACGACCAGCGCCCGCAGCGACCTCAGCCGCATCGTCCTCGACCCCACGCCGCATCAGATCACCGACGATCTCTTCGCCCTCGACGCGCGGCTCTCGCAGGCGGATACCGATGTCGGGGCGCTGGCAGACTGGCGCGCCAATCTGCCCGACCTGCTGCCGATCCGAGGCCGTGCTCAGGCCAATGCCGACGAGGTCCGCCGGCTGATCAAGGGTCTCGCCCGAGAGCCCGAGCTGGCCGATGACTGGATCGACGTCGCCAACGCGCTGACGGTCCTCGTCAACGCCTCGAACCTCTCGCTCCTGCTTCTGCCGCCTCGCAGCATTGACGATGCCTGGGCCAGCCGAAACTTCGGCTTCCATCTGCTGCAGCACACGCAGCGTCATGGCGATGGCGAAGAACTCGCCTTGGCGCGGCGCGCCACCAGCGCCGTCGTCCCCGAACCCGGTGATCAGGCGCTTCCGACCGACACGGCCGGCATCCGCGATATGATCGAGACGATGGCGCGCCGGGCGAGCGCCCTGCAGCCGAAGCCGCTCACCGCGACGCCTTACGGCACGCCTGCCGTGCATCCGCTGGAACACGCCGAGAGCCTCAAGGCCTTCTTCGCGCCGCCGCAGGATCTGATGCGCCTCTTCGACGGCGCCAACAAGCTGCTGCACGCCAGTGAAGGCTTCTCCGCGAGCGGGTTGCCCGCCAGGGTCATCGAGGATGCGACCGACGGCGCCATCATCCTCAGCTACGCACGCCTGCTGCGCGTCGCGCTCTGGCCCGCCCGCAATGAGAGGGATGTCGAGGCAAAGATCGCGGCCCGCGATCTCGTGCGGGCTCGAGCGGCCGACCCCGAGCGGCTCGGGGCGCTCTTCGAGATCGCACTCGGCCAGGGGGAGATGGTGGCCGGCCAGTCGAGCCGGTTCCTGAACATTGACGCGGTCGGCTGACGGCCTCTCTCCGATCCGGACCTGAGTGATGGAAGGCGCGCCCGCATGGCGCGCCTTTCGTCATGACGAAGCAGGTCCGTGAAGGGGCGGACAGGCCGACCCCAGGGACCGACCCGACATGGACAATATGAGCGACGACCAAAGGCTCGACAGAGCCCGGAAGGCAAGGAAGACCTCAACTCGCAAACGCCCAACCGGGCGGACGCCTCGCAACAGCCCATATAGCGGCATCGATTTCGGAGACGCGACCGCGCCCGCGAAATCGGCGCCGGCCGTGGGGCTCGAAACTGAGCAGACATCTCTCTTCGTCCGCGAACCGAATGAGGTCGACGCTCCAATCATCACGATCTTCGATCAGGCGGCCGTCCTGCGACAGCTAAGGCTGGCCGCCGCAGCCGACGACACCTTCGGCGAATACGATATCCAGGTCACACCAGCTGCATCCAGCGACGAGCAGGCCCGGATCGACCGCCTTCGGGCCTTGGCCAGCCAACATAGCCAAAGGCCGCTGGTCGTGGGCGACGTCGTCATGATCAACCGTATCCGCCAGTTGCGGATCGAATGCCCTGGTTTCGGCAGCGTCGCGGCAATCATCGAACGGGCTGCAGCGCTATCGACGGCCACCGGCACCGGTCTTGGCTTCCCTGCAATTCTCCTTGTCGGACCGCCCGGCCTCGGAAAGACGCATTTCGGGCGACGCCTCGCAACGGCGCTCAATAGCGAGACGCACGCCTTTAGCTGCGCGACGAATTCCGATGCTCAGGCTCTGCTTGTCGGTCATCCGCCGACCTGGCGAGGTTCGCGGATGGGCGTCCTCACCGAGGCGCTGCTCGGCGGTGAAACAGGCAATCCCCTGATCATCCTCGACGAAGTGGACAAGTTCGTGACCCATTCGAGCGAGAAGCCGTTTCACTCCCTTCTGACCCTCTTGGAGCCGGAGAATGCGTCGAGCTTGCTCGACGAGTACCTCAGGGTTGAGTTCGACCTCTCGCGTTGCCTGATCATCGCGACGGCCAATGACATCCATGCGCTCCCGACGTTCATTCTGGACCGATTTCTCGTCGTCGAGATCGCCATGCCTGACGGAGAAGCGCTGCGGGACATCGCGCGGCGCATCGCGGCCGACATGATCGCCGGCTACCGGCATATGTTCGCTCCGGTCAGCGAGCCCGTCATCGAGCGGCTGGCGCGGACAAATCCGCGCGGTATCCGTCGGCTCGTCGGCCTCGCGCTCGGCTACGCCGCTGACCAGGGACGTCGCTACCTGGAGGTAAGCGACGTCACTGCCGCGGAGGCCTGCATGGATTTCGCCGCAACGTCCCGGCCAATCGGCTTTCTCGGTGGACGTAGTCGCCACTCCCTCGACTGACCCGCTGCCATCCCCCAACCCGTGATCCCGAACCACCAGAACCGCTATGACCCAAACCGCTGTCACCTCGTCCGCTCTCACGCGCCGGCCACTGTCGCCCCGACGTCTCAAGGACCTTTTCTCGCCCGCGGCAGTGGGCGAATGGGCGCCGACCCAATGGCCTGAAATCGGCGGGGCCTCCCTCAGCCTGGAACCTGACGAGCGGTTTGAGGGCCAAGCCTTCCGGCAGCTCTATCGGCCGGGGGAAAGGATCGCCGTCTATATTCCGGGTTGCGCGGGCCTGCGCGTCGCTGTCGGTCAGGCACTACACATCGGCGCCTGGAAGATCTCGACCTCCCAGATCGAGGCTCGTGGCCTCGAACCGCGCTTGAAAGCGCTCGGGCGAGACCGCTACGCCTCTTGCTACCGACGGGATGGCGAGATCGTCCAGGACAAGGGGTTCGACGAATGGGTTCTGTCGACGCTGCCTGATGGTCTGAAAATATCGCCGAATGCGCCAATCGTCCTGCACGGGCGCGGCATCGAGGTGATCTTGCCGCATGACCTCGATGCGGTCGTCTTCGACCGATCGCTTCGGCAAGCGCTCGCCGACGCCGAACTCGGCAGTTGGGCCTCTTCCCCGGACGGCCTCGCACACTGCGCGTGGTTTGGCCTGTCGCCCTCGCGCTTCCGGCGCCTGACGCGCTACGACATGTGCGGTTCCACCCGGCTGTCGCTGGCCGAGGAGGTTTACCTCTTCAAGCCGCACCTGCAGGCGCAACGCCTCGTGCGCGTCGTGGAGAACGTCATCCTCGCGCACGTGATGCCCGGCATATTTTCAGGGGCAAACCTGATTTCGAAGGCCCAGCGTCAGGCTGGAACCTGAAATGAGGCGCATTCGCGTGCCCGGCGGCAGCTCATCTGCAAAGAACGCGGCGGCTCGTGCTGCTCAATCAGATCGCGTTCGAAGAGATCGCTTCCCCGGGAGCAAAGTCGGCGCCCCCCGGTAGTGGCACACAGACTTCGCTTCCACAGGACGATATCAGCCTCCGCGCTGAATGGGGTCGTGCGCCGTAGCATGCATCGATCGTTATAATTGAACGAGATCACTTAAGGCGGACGAAACGCGGTTCTTGCAGTCTCTAACCTGAAAAATGAGACGGCAAATCGAGTTTGAGCATGAGCAGGTCAGCGAAGAGGGCCAAGACGGACACAATTGATCAGTTTGGACTCGAAGCACGGGTCAAACTGATGGGCATCGTGGACGGCGACGGCTCTGCCGAGCGCTTTGCCGTACCTGACAAGGGCTACATTCGCTGGATGCGCGAGGGGCGGAAACAAACGCTTCAGGAGGTCGCGGATCGAATGGGCATCAAGCCGCAGAGCCTTGCGCAGATGGAGACAGCCGAGCCCGAGGGCAGGATCAAGATCGAGACGCTCAGGTTGGCTGCCCAGGCACTCGGTTGCACGTTCGTGTATGCGCTCGTCCCGAACGAGATGCTCGCCCCGCGCCTGACGCCGGGGAAGATGAAGCTGATCACCGAGGAACTGGCCGAGCTTGCCCGCAGAAAGAGCGGTGATGCACATGCCGGCCATTCTCGTCTCGATCCCCTCGTCATTTGGGAGGGCGAGAAATCTCCCTCATGAGCGGAGCCGAAGCTTCCTCTTCTCCTATCGCCTAGGGCGGCCATGTGTTGCGTGCTGTAGTGTTCAACGGGACGAGCCAGCCGTACGAGGCTCAGGTCTGGCTTACTTGAAATGCGGATACTCAATCGACTGAACCGCCTCATTCAATGAGGCGAGATCAAACCCTGAGCCATAACCGCTCGTCGTGTCACCGAGATGGTGTCCCAAGACGGCCTGGGCAACGGGGTACGTGGCCCGCTTGCGAAGCTCATCGACGGCCCTATGCCGGAAGCTGTGAAACGTTTTGTCTCGATCTGTCGTCACGAACTCCCGCGCGTAGCGGCCCCACCATTTGCTGAAATAGTGGGTGGTCTTGCCCTCATACTCACGCAACTCCGGGAACAGCCGCAGCACGCTGCACTTCTTTTGTCCCTCGGCGTAGGAGAGCAGCCCCATCCCGATCAGCACCCGGTGGATCGGCACCCGCCGGCGCGATGACTTGGTTTTGCGGCTCGTGCTTTGTCCGGGTGTGTCGTCGATCTCTCGCATATCAAAGTAGGCGATGCCATTTTCGCTCTTGATGTCGACCAACCGGAGCTGGCCGATTTCCTCCAGGCGTGCACCAGAAAACAGGCTGATCAGCGGAAGCCACTTCTGAGCCTCGCCACCGCCCGCATCATAGCGTTGGCCATCGGCGTAAACAGGGGACGCCAGAAGCCTTTCCAAGTCGCCATCGCCATAGGGCTTGCGGGTCGAGACCTCGCCCTCCTTGAGAGCGAACTTCATCCCCTCACAGGGATTGGTCTCGATCTCTCCGTTGCGCACAGCCACGGCCAAAACAGCGGAGATGGCACCAATCGCCTTGTCGTTGATGGTTGCACGCGACAGAACCGGCTGGCTTTCTGACGCAGCCCAGCTGTGGAGTTCCCAGAAGGGTCGCCCGGCCATGTCTTTCGGAATCTGTCGGGGACATCCGGTCAGCGCATCGCGATATGCACGGACATGCTTCTTCGAGATCACTGAGAGCGGGATATCGCCGTTGATGTCGATGAATCGATCGACGTAGAGCCGATAAGCCTCCGCCGTGCGGGCCGACGGCTTCCGCTCCGTTTTCCAAGTTTGGTAGGCCTCGACCAACCTCAAACCCGGCTCTGCTTCCATGACAACCGGCGGCGGCGCTCGCGGCGGGGTCGGCAAAGCATCCCCATTCATTCGATCGAGCACGGCCTGGTGGCCCCTGATGCCGGCGCGTATGACTTCGAGAGCCAGAAGCCTGCGGTCCGGGTGACCATGCGGCAGATCGACGCCTATCTCAGCGAGAACGGCTTCGACCGCGCTTTCTCCGATCACGGCTGCGAGGTCGTTCCTGACAGAGCGTGCTTGATCGATCGGCAGTCCTTCTCTGGTCAGGCTCTCCAGCGATGGCACTTTCCTGGCGCCGTCGAAGTCGTATGTGTCGACCTGACGGACATGCGCCTTCAGATGGTCTAACTCGCGCAGATGGGCTTCCCGCTTCGCGGCGTGGAGGCTGACAGGTTCATCACCCGCTGCCATATCGCCGTAGACGATTTCGGTCAGGTCAGATGGGCGGTCCTGCAGAGTCTCCTCGTCATCCGAGGCCAGGATTCGATAATAGACGTCATCCGCTAGTTGTCGGATCGTCTCCTGGGACAGAGCCTGAAGGCGTGTGGCAGCAGGCGGACGCCCGCGCTTGCGTGAAAACGTTGCCTTCGCGAAATCAATCAGGCGCTCGACCTGAGGATGGACTTCAAGCCACCGCTGGCGCGCGAGCGACAGGTCGCTGGTTGCCAAGGAGACCTTGATCACGGGCCGGCCACCCAACTTGCGCCGCTCGGTCGACCACGAGAGCTGCAGATCTCCCGAAACCGATTTAGCCAGTCCGTTGGCCAGGTGGCGAACATAGCTGAAGCCCCCTTCCGGGCGCTTCACCAAATAGATCATGCCTGAGGTTGAAGACCGTCCCATCAGCGCCCTGCTCGGCACTGATTCATACCAGGATTCATACCAAGAATCCTACCAGAGCCGCCCGAGCCCTAGTTTCTATCAATGATTTTGTTGAGAATCAACAACTTAGCCACATGAGTGGCGCGACCTACGGGAGTCGAACCCGTCTCCCCAGCGTGAAAGGCTGGTGTCCTAACCGATAGACGAAGGTCGCGGGCTTCCGAACCGCGGGCGGTCCGTGTCGAAGCGGGGCGAGGTATAGTGGCAGGCTCAGCGCTCCGCAAGCGTGCGTTTGGGCTTTTCCCGCGACACGGCTGCGACATGCAGCCTCCCGTCAGGGGAAGCGGGCGTCGGAGGTCAGGACGCGATGGATCAGACGGGTTTCGCGAGGTCGAGAACGCGCAGTTCCGCCGTCTCCCGTCCGCCCCAGCGATTCAGCGTCAGCGTCGCGGCGAGATGGACGCTCTCGCCGCGCGCCGCCAGCAGCGCGCGCCCGAGCGGCTCCTGTGCGCAGCGGAAGGCCACGCCGCCGACGCTGGCGCCGTCGCCGCCCTTCAGCTTGACGCGGACATGGCCGCCGCTGCCGATCTCGACCGCATCGGTCAGCCTGTGGGCCGGGAAGACGAAGACGGGCTCGGGGCTGCCCTGGCCGAAGGGGCCGGCGCGCTCGATCTCGGTGAGGAGCCGCGGCGTCGCGCCACCGGCGCTCAACGCCGCATCGACGAAGAGCGCCTCCGCATCGCCAGCGGCCTCAACCTCGGCGGAGAGACGCTCGGTGAGGAAGGCGTGGAAGCCATCGCCCTGCCCCGGCGCCAGCGTGACGCCGGCCGCCATGGCATGACCGCCGCCCTTGACCGCAAGCCCGGCCTCGACGGCGGCACGCACCGCGCGGCCGAGAT
This portion of the Bosea sp. OAE506 genome encodes:
- a CDS encoding helix-turn-helix domain-containing protein; the protein is MGIVDGDGSAERFAVPDKGYIRWMREGRKQTLQEVADRMGIKPQSLAQMETAEPEGRIKIETLRLAAQALGCTFVYALVPNEMLAPRLTPGKMKLITEELAELARRKSGDAHAGHSRLDPLVIWEGEKSPS
- a CDS encoding site-specific integrase, which translates into the protein MIYLVKRPEGGFSYVRHLANGLAKSVSGDLQLSWSTERRKLGGRPVIKVSLATSDLSLARQRWLEVHPQVERLIDFAKATFSRKRGRPPAATRLQALSQETIRQLADDVYYRILASDDEETLQDRPSDLTEIVYGDMAAGDEPVSLHAAKREAHLRELDHLKAHVRQVDTYDFDGARKVPSLESLTREGLPIDQARSVRNDLAAVIGESAVEAVLAEIGVDLPHGHPDRRLLALEVIRAGIRGHQAVLDRMNGDALPTPPRAPPPVVMEAEPGLRLVEAYQTWKTERKPSARTAEAYRLYVDRFIDINGDIPLSVISKKHVRAYRDALTGCPRQIPKDMAGRPFWELHSWAASESQPVLSRATINDKAIGAISAVLAVAVRNGEIETNPCEGMKFALKEGEVSTRKPYGDGDLERLLASPVYADGQRYDAGGGEAQKWLPLISLFSGARLEEIGQLRLVDIKSENGIAYFDMREIDDTPGQSTSRKTKSSRRRVPIHRVLIGMGLLSYAEGQKKCSVLRLFPELREYEGKTTHYFSKWWGRYAREFVTTDRDKTFHSFRHRAVDELRKRATYPVAQAVLGHHLGDTTSGYGSGFDLASLNEAVQSIEYPHFK
- the drmD gene encoding DISARM system SNF2-like helicase DrmD yields the protein MELDAVGPTAGVFVSLRGRQWLVEQVIADKTPARARLACIDDDAQGESLEVIWREEIDAEITDAGQLSALNQAGTDDPAVFSAYLRTIRWSTATAADRKLFQAPFRAGIHLDAYQLVPLAKALALPRVNLLIADDVGAGKTIEAGLVLRELLLRRRVDFVVVAAPPSMTRQWQDELQAKFGLPFTIIDRDYLAAVRRERGFAVNPWASGSMFLLSHSLIGDEGYTAGLRDLLGEFRPRSLLILDEAHHAAPASGSRYAVDSQFTRAIRGLAERFEHRLFLSATPHNGHSNSFTSLLEILDPQRFTAGVEVRPDDLAPIMVRRLKSDLKRFGERFPTRRVEAVIIDGLPADAPELVLSNKLAAYDALVAQRTKDLPAAAAARSRLLMVGLQQRLLSSIAAFKRTLEKHRARLERAIEDRPAIYPAVSLIEPVILEDEPEDEAEAEARIAAEEDRAAQMIDAGVGDIALVDEMVEIARVHANRPDARIKKLVEWVRAHMVADGRWNERRLLIFTEYEDTRRWLERKLTEALHDLEPEDRVARFTGATPTDRREELKRRFNSDPAADPLRILICTDAAREGINLQSRCHDLIHMDLPWNPARLEQRNGRIDRKLQPSPEVWCRYFVYRQRPEDRVLQRLVEKTETIHRQLGSVGQVLSDRIADLLARRGLRDVRVTDEIEALEKDPRVAKSREEMDDREERRIQREARELDRMRKLLEDSRKQVGVETADLKAVTAAALARAGCSLDESQDGKVGGAELFRLDPAAPIFGHGGWQEALDDLRVRRRGRKERLKEWRASAPLKAIAFEPARDPRTGVDAPDVVQVHLEHRLVRRLLSRFLSQGFTSDLKRVCAVIGPGAQPRVVLIGRLALYGAGAARLHEELLMVTAAWNEPDRRTGTLRPFGERGEEATLDQLEQALRDNRTPPPPTVDRLRTSALRDAADLEPELKRRADARRKEVARELVAVGEEEADALRKLLVDQRDRIAKREASFDDRQLSLEFDQVEAEQVRRDRRRWQAKFDRLARDIAAEPERVRRGYDVVADRLEIVGLMHLWPKSN
- a CDS encoding AAA family ATPase: MSDDQRLDRARKARKTSTRKRPTGRTPRNSPYSGIDFGDATAPAKSAPAVGLETEQTSLFVREPNEVDAPIITIFDQAAVLRQLRLAAAADDTFGEYDIQVTPAASSDEQARIDRLRALASQHSQRPLVVGDVVMINRIRQLRIECPGFGSVAAIIERAAALSTATGTGLGFPAILLVGPPGLGKTHFGRRLATALNSETHAFSCATNSDAQALLVGHPPTWRGSRMGVLTEALLGGETGNPLIILDEVDKFVTHSSEKPFHSLLTLLEPENASSLLDEYLRVEFDLSRCLIIATANDIHALPTFILDRFLVVEIAMPDGEALRDIARRIAADMIAGYRHMFAPVSEPVIERLARTNPRGIRRLVGLALGYAADQGRRYLEVSDVTAAEACMDFAATSRPIGFLGGRSRHSLD